From a region of the Chitinophaga caseinilytica genome:
- a CDS encoding RNA polymerase sigma factor: MKDESNISASLANDALRNRDVTVFQELYTTYSEPLYLLAFRWVKDSSLAKDIVHNLFAHLWDRGGDIVITGQVRSYLYRAVTNLCINELKRRKRHIGEEILQFQADGHSFFEISDYILFQQELMQHLGALAPRCREILLLSRVHGLEPSEIAEKLGISVNTVYFQLSVALKSLRGRIGPKKIPEGIKVSPF; the protein is encoded by the coding sequence ATGAAGGACGAATCGAACATCTCCGCCTCCCTGGCCAACGACGCGCTGCGTAACCGGGATGTAACGGTCTTCCAGGAATTATATACGACCTACAGCGAGCCCCTTTACCTGCTGGCATTCCGGTGGGTGAAAGACAGCAGCCTGGCCAAGGATATCGTCCATAATCTTTTCGCCCATTTGTGGGACAGGGGAGGCGACATCGTTATTACCGGGCAGGTCCGCAGTTACCTGTACCGCGCCGTCACCAACCTGTGCATCAACGAGCTGAAGCGGCGCAAGCGCCACATCGGCGAGGAAATCCTCCAGTTCCAGGCGGATGGCCATTCTTTCTTCGAAATATCCGATTATATCCTGTTCCAGCAAGAGTTGATGCAGCACCTCGGCGCCCTGGCGCCCCGTTGCCGCGAAATCCTCCTCCTCAGCCGCGTCCACGGCCTGGAGCCTTCCGAGATCGCGGAAAAGCTGGGCATTTCCGTCAATACCGTTTACTTTCAGCTCTCCGTAGCCCTGAAATCCCTCCGCGGCCGGATCGGCCCGAAAAAAATTCCTGAAGGCATCAAAGTATCCCCTTTCTGA
- a CDS encoding FecR family protein gives MENDLSQFIIDYLADSGNPEKQRRMNDWLNAGEENRRRFDEVRRAWEAAGQLPEPFDMQAGWSRMRDHMANAPQSATVRTIPARRTWWRAAAVILPVVILAGYWWMKGTDGGWTSYTAQHAVKDSLRLPDGSDVFLRPGATVQYKIDNNERSVRLTAGEAFFRISPDAHRQFSVQLEKGLVKVLGTSFNINTTKGFSDVAVWDGKVSVEGNGKKVVLTAGNMAVVDAKTGDVEQPEGNYAYRCGWGNSDLSFSDQSLQVVLETLGSYYRVSLDVKDAQLLGSRITVRFNNMPLNEALTVLSEMLDLRVNRRSDKDYELIRK, from the coding sequence ATGGAAAACGACCTGTCCCAATTCATAATCGACTACCTGGCCGATAGCGGCAACCCGGAAAAGCAGCGGCGGATGAACGACTGGCTGAATGCCGGGGAGGAGAACCGTCGCCGGTTCGACGAGGTGCGCCGGGCCTGGGAGGCTGCCGGGCAACTGCCCGAGCCTTTCGATATGCAGGCCGGTTGGAGCAGGATGCGCGACCATATGGCGAATGCGCCCCAATCCGCAACGGTGCGCACGATACCCGCGCGGCGCACCTGGTGGCGTGCCGCCGCCGTGATACTGCCCGTGGTAATATTGGCCGGGTATTGGTGGATGAAGGGGACAGACGGGGGATGGACTTCCTATACCGCGCAGCACGCCGTGAAAGACAGTCTCCGCCTGCCCGACGGTTCCGATGTTTTCCTGCGCCCCGGCGCCACGGTACAATATAAGATAGACAACAACGAAAGATCGGTGCGGCTCACGGCCGGCGAGGCTTTCTTCCGCATCAGCCCCGATGCGCACCGGCAATTCAGCGTGCAGTTGGAGAAAGGGCTTGTAAAGGTGTTGGGGACTTCATTCAACATCAATACCACCAAAGGTTTCAGTGATGTAGCCGTATGGGATGGTAAAGTGAGCGTGGAAGGCAACGGGAAGAAAGTGGTGCTCACCGCCGGGAATATGGCGGTGGTGGATGCGAAAACAGGGGATGTGGAGCAGCCGGAAGGCAATTACGCATACCGCTGCGGATGGGGCAACAGCGACCTGTCGTTCAGCGACCAGTCGCTCCAGGTAGTGCTGGAAACGCTGGGCTCCTATTATCGCGTTTCGCTGGATGTGAAAGACGCGCAACTGCTCGGCAGCAGGATCACCGTTCGCTTTAACAACATGCCATTGAACGAGGCGCTGACCGTTCTCTCCGAAATGCTCGACCTCCGTGTTAACCGCCGTTCAGACAAAGACTATGAATTGATACGCAAATAA